From the genome of Malus domestica chromosome 04, GDT2T_hap1, one region includes:
- the LOC103419198 gene encoding endochitinase EP3-like: MAIYPRNNYLLSLIAVAFVAAGALLPTSVTAQTSVGDIVTQAFFDGIINQAAADCAGKNFYTRQSFLDAVNSYSDFGSTGSADDSKREIAAFFAHVTHETGHFCYIEEINRDTYCDTSRTDYPCNPNKQYYGRGPLQLTWNYNYGAAGNSIGFDGLNSPESVASDPVLAFKTALWFWITNVRPVISQGFGATIRAINGAVECDGKQPALVQARVNYYTDYCSQFGVDPGTNLSC; the protein is encoded by the exons atggctATCTATCCTAGAAACAATTACCTCCTAAGCCTCATTGCAGTGGCATTTGTAGCAGCAGGAGCCCTGTTGCCCACAAGTGTAACAGCGCAAACTTCTGTGGGTGATATTGTCACTCAGGCATTCTTCGATGGGATCATCAACCAGGCTGCTGCAGATTGTGCTGGCAAGAACTTCTACACACGGCAATCTTTTCTTGATGCTGTGAACTCGTATTCCGACTTTGGCAGCACCGGTTCGGCGGATGACTCCAAACGTGAAATTGCAGCTTTCTTTGCTCATGTCACCCATGAGACTGGCC ACTTCTGCTACATAGAAGAGATAAATCGTGACACATACTGCGATACAAGTCGAACAGATTATCCATGCAACCCTAACAAACAGTACTACGGACGTGGACCTCTCCAACTAACATGGAACTACAACTATGGAGCTGCTGGAAACAGCATTGGTTTTGACGGCTTAAACTCACCTGAATCCGTGGCCTCCGATCCCGTCCTTGCATTCAAGACTGCATTGTGGTTTTGGATAACCAATGTCCGTCCTGTTATAAGTCAAGGATTTGGAGCCACAATTCGAGCCATTAATGGTGCTGTGGAATGTGATGGTAAACAGCCTGCCCTAGTTCAAGCCCGCGTCAACTATTACACTGATTATTGCTCCCAGTTTGGTGTTGATCCTGGCACTAATCTCTCTTGctaa